The following coding sequences lie in one uncultured Mailhella sp. genomic window:
- a CDS encoding RsbRD N-terminal domain-containing protein has protein sequence MDIAELCSNRREALVDRWVNRFFASYPLDSKGFMRTSRDRFANPVGETTRHSASVLFDAVIGMDAEPDTVKQALHDLIWIRAVQDMPPAKAVGALYLLKDILRSDVLPECLKPELAGQNMLNAYLDMESRIDTLGLMALDMYSEARERVFRIRVEEVKRSQSQVIRLAKLRREQAESAPETENRGVEE, from the coding sequence ATGGACATCGCAGAACTGTGCAGCAATCGGCGCGAGGCGCTGGTAGATCGCTGGGTCAACCGATTCTTTGCCAGCTATCCTCTTGACAGCAAGGGCTTCATGCGGACAAGCCGCGACCGGTTCGCCAATCCCGTGGGAGAGACGACGCGTCATTCGGCGTCGGTGCTCTTCGACGCCGTCATCGGCATGGACGCCGAACCCGACACCGTGAAGCAGGCCCTTCACGATCTCATCTGGATACGCGCCGTGCAGGACATGCCCCCCGCCAAGGCCGTGGGCGCGCTGTACCTGCTCAAGGACATACTGCGCAGCGACGTGCTGCCCGAATGTCTGAAGCCGGAACTTGCCGGTCAGAACATGCTGAACGCGTACCTCGACATGGAATCCAGAATCGACACCCTGGGTCTCATGGCGCTGGACATGTACTCCGAGGCGCGGGAACGCGTGTTCAGAATACGAGTGGAGGAAGTAAAGCGAAGCCAGTCGCAGGTGATTCGACTGGCCAAGCTTCGGAGGGAGCAGGCGGAATCTGCTCCTGAAACTGAAAATCGAGGGGTAGAGGAATGA
- the lgt gene encoding prolipoprotein diacylglyceryl transferase, with translation MMQYPSIDPVALSLGPLQLHWYGLMYVFAFLAGWLLGRWRASRSWSTWTAEMVDEFVTWAMLGVILGARLGYVLFYDLSAYVADPVEIIRVWNGGMSFHGGLVGVVTASWLWGRRNGRSLLDILDFVAPLVPTGLFFGRIGNFINAELWGKVTDSPLGMIFPGAGPLPRHPSQLYEAGLEGVLTFVILWIYSSRPRPRGAVAGLFGVLYAVSRITVEFFRVPDAQLGYLFAGWVTMGQILCLPLLAAGLWLLWRAYRPGAKA, from the coding sequence ATGATGCAATATCCTTCCATCGATCCCGTGGCGCTTTCCCTCGGGCCGTTGCAGCTTCACTGGTACGGCCTCATGTACGTGTTCGCCTTCCTTGCGGGCTGGCTGCTCGGCCGCTGGCGCGCCTCCCGTTCCTGGTCGACGTGGACGGCCGAAATGGTGGATGAGTTCGTTACCTGGGCCATGCTCGGCGTGATTCTCGGGGCCAGGCTCGGCTATGTGCTTTTCTATGATCTTTCTGCCTACGTGGCCGACCCCGTGGAGATCATCCGGGTGTGGAACGGCGGCATGTCGTTCCACGGCGGCCTTGTGGGCGTGGTGACGGCCAGCTGGCTGTGGGGCCGCAGAAACGGCAGGAGCCTGCTGGACATTCTGGATTTCGTGGCTCCGCTCGTGCCCACCGGACTCTTCTTCGGCCGCATCGGCAACTTCATCAACGCCGAGCTCTGGGGCAAGGTGACGGATTCCCCCCTCGGCATGATCTTTCCCGGCGCGGGCCCGCTGCCGAGGCATCCTTCCCAGCTCTACGAGGCGGGACTCGAAGGCGTGCTCACCTTCGTCATTTTGTGGATCTACTCTTCGCGGCCCCGCCCGCGCGGCGCGGTGGCCGGACTTTTCGGCGTGCTCTATGCCGTAAGCCGCATCACCGTGGAATTTTTCCGCGTGCCGGACGCGCAGCTCGGCTATCTTTTTGCGGGCTGGGTGACCATGGGGCAGATTCTCTGCCTGCCGCTGCTCGCCGCCGGACTGTGGCTGCTCTGGCGGGCGTATCGCCCGGGGGCAAAGGCATGA
- a CDS encoding 5'-deoxyadenosine deaminase, protein MKTLLADGLVVTMDAERRVLRADILVENDRIAAVSPRDAGAPRPQEGRAEDGTEVVDLHGMTVIPGLVQAHMHVTQALFRGLCDDLALMEWLRERTWPMESSHSRESNAASARLAAMELIRSGTTSLIDMGTTLHEDAIFEVMAEVGLRGLFGKCMMDVGDDLPALMREDAGACIRETERLIRRWHMAENGRLRYAVAPRFVPSCSEALLASARDLARQNGLRLHTHASENLGEIALVEARCHERNVRYLDRIGYTGDDVILAHCIWLDDEEKRILAETGTHVVHCPSSNTKMSSGIAPVTELRALGAHVALGLDGAHDHMDGLMEVRQASILQKARTNDPTALPAMEALEMATLGGAEAMGQADELGSLEPGKKADLVVLDMDMPHSLPAWGRDPVQRVVYQATRENVVHTMTDGRFLYRNRTFLTLDPARTLADAEKHCVAVMKRGDIPPVSLFFCGER, encoded by the coding sequence ATGAAGACGCTGCTTGCCGACGGCCTTGTCGTCACCATGGACGCAGAGAGGCGCGTGCTTCGGGCCGATATCCTCGTGGAAAACGACCGCATTGCCGCCGTTTCGCCCCGCGATGCAGGCGCGCCCCGTCCGCAGGAGGGCAGGGCGGAGGACGGCACGGAGGTGGTGGATCTGCACGGCATGACCGTGATTCCCGGCCTCGTGCAGGCGCACATGCACGTGACGCAGGCGCTCTTTCGCGGGCTGTGCGACGATCTCGCGCTCATGGAATGGCTGCGCGAACGCACCTGGCCCATGGAGTCCTCGCACAGCAGGGAAAGCAACGCGGCCTCCGCGCGGCTTGCCGCCATGGAGCTCATCCGCAGCGGCACGACTTCGCTCATCGACATGGGCACGACGCTGCACGAGGACGCCATTTTCGAGGTCATGGCCGAAGTCGGCCTGCGCGGCCTTTTCGGCAAGTGCATGATGGACGTGGGCGACGATCTGCCCGCGCTCATGCGGGAGGACGCGGGCGCGTGCATCCGGGAAACCGAGCGTCTCATCCGGCGCTGGCACATGGCGGAAAACGGGCGTCTGCGCTACGCCGTGGCCCCGCGCTTCGTGCCGTCGTGCTCGGAGGCGCTGCTCGCTTCCGCGCGCGACCTTGCGCGGCAGAACGGCCTGCGCCTGCACACCCACGCTTCGGAAAATCTCGGGGAAATTGCGCTGGTCGAGGCGCGCTGCCATGAACGCAACGTGCGCTATCTCGACCGCATCGGCTACACCGGCGACGATGTGATTCTCGCCCACTGCATCTGGCTCGACGACGAGGAAAAACGCATCCTTGCCGAAACGGGCACGCATGTGGTTCACTGCCCCTCCTCGAACACCAAGATGTCGTCCGGCATTGCGCCCGTTACCGAACTGCGGGCGCTTGGCGCGCACGTGGCGCTCGGGCTCGACGGTGCGCACGATCACATGGACGGCCTCATGGAAGTGCGTCAGGCGTCCATTCTGCAGAAGGCCCGCACCAACGATCCCACGGCGCTGCCCGCCATGGAGGCGCTGGAAATGGCCACGCTCGGCGGCGCGGAAGCCATGGGGCAGGCGGACGAACTCGGAAGTCTGGAACCCGGCAAGAAGGCCGATCTCGTCGTGCTGGACATGGACATGCCCCATTCCCTGCCCGCCTGGGGACGCGATCCCGTGCAGCGGGTGGTGTATCAGGCCACGCGGGAAAACGTGGTCCACACCATGACGGACGGGCGCTTTCTGTACCGCAATCGAACCTTCCTCACGCTCGACCCCGCGCGCACGCTGGCCGATGCGGAAAAGCACTGCGTCGCGGTCATGAAGCGGGGCGACATTCCGCCCGTTTCCTTGTTCTTCTGCGGCGAACGCTGA
- a CDS encoding 4Fe-4S dicluster domain-containing protein, whose translation MNITRLDKARDLKFKRQVEEESGQNLSACYQCGNCTAGCPGAQVYDRQVSQIMRAVQMGLKDEALKNRSLWLCLSCSTCSARCPNNIDVAAVMETLRMMARREGLVQDRPIESFWKAFLDTVHATGRSYELGVMADYMGRTLRGWGNLEIAPMALRKNKMPFIPSVIHGREEVARIFKRYAEKTRS comes from the coding sequence ATGAACATCACTAGGCTTGATAAAGCCAGAGACCTGAAGTTCAAGCGTCAGGTCGAAGAAGAGAGCGGTCAGAACCTGTCGGCCTGCTACCAATGCGGCAACTGCACGGCGGGCTGTCCCGGCGCTCAGGTGTACGACCGTCAGGTCAGCCAGATCATGCGCGCCGTGCAGATGGGCCTCAAGGACGAAGCCCTGAAGAACCGTTCGCTGTGGCTGTGTCTGTCGTGTTCGACCTGCAGCGCCCGCTGTCCCAACAATATCGACGTCGCCGCGGTCATGGAAACGCTCCGCATGATGGCGCGTCGCGAGGGCCTGGTGCAGGATCGTCCCATCGAATCCTTCTGGAAGGCGTTTCTCGACACCGTGCACGCCACGGGTCGTTCCTACGAGCTCGGCGTCATGGCCGACTACATGGGCCGCACCCTGCGCGGCTGGGGCAATCTGGAAATCGCCCCCATGGCGCTTCGGAAGAACAAGATGCCCTTCATTCCCTCGGTCATTCACGGACGCGAGGAAGTGGCGCGCATATTCAAGCGCTATGCGGAAAAGACGAGGAGCTAA
- a CDS encoding CoB--CoM heterodisulfide reductase iron-sulfur subunit B family protein gives MKYAYYPGCSGHGTSVEYEASTRAVCNALNMDLVEIEDWNCCGSTPAHSVSHELSGALAARNLLQAAKTGADCVISPCPSCSSNLKMARHRMQNPAFKAKVDELLDAPTPANADGGADLMETYSVLQAIVENVGVENIASRVTYPLEGIKVVTYYGCLLSRPAHVAKFDDPENPVSLDNIMKALGAEVLPFALKTECCGAAMGIPDVNIPGSLSGRILDTAKAVGAEAVVTACPLCHMNLDLRQRQAARISKKSFFGLPVFYYTQLIALAFGLPKNAMRLDKLAVNPYPLLDKIAERRKARVSAELEAMKAAGAAS, from the coding sequence ATGAAATACGCCTATTATCCCGGCTGTTCGGGCCACGGCACCTCTGTGGAGTATGAAGCCTCCACCCGCGCGGTGTGCAACGCCCTGAACATGGACCTCGTGGAAATCGAGGACTGGAACTGCTGCGGCTCCACGCCGGCCCACTCCGTAAGCCACGAGCTTTCCGGCGCGCTTGCCGCCCGCAATCTCCTGCAGGCCGCCAAGACCGGCGCCGACTGCGTGATTTCGCCCTGCCCGAGCTGCTCCTCCAACCTCAAGATGGCCCGCCACCGCATGCAGAATCCCGCCTTCAAGGCGAAGGTGGACGAACTGCTCGACGCCCCCACCCCGGCCAACGCCGACGGCGGCGCCGATCTCATGGAAACCTATTCCGTGCTTCAGGCCATCGTCGAGAACGTGGGCGTGGAAAACATCGCCTCCCGCGTGACCTATCCTCTGGAAGGCATCAAGGTGGTCACCTACTACGGCTGCCTCCTGAGCCGTCCCGCGCACGTGGCGAAGTTCGACGATCCGGAAAATCCCGTCTCCCTCGACAACATCATGAAGGCGCTCGGCGCGGAAGTGCTGCCCTTCGCTCTGAAGACCGAATGCTGCGGCGCGGCCATGGGCATTCCGGACGTGAACATTCCCGGCTCTCTGAGCGGACGCATCCTCGACACCGCCAAGGCCGTGGGCGCCGAAGCCGTGGTCACCGCCTGTCCGCTGTGCCACATGAATCTCGACCTGCGCCAGCGTCAGGCCGCCAGAATCTCGAAGAAGAGCTTTTTCGGTCTGCCGGTGTTCTACTACACCCAGCTCATTGCGCTCGCCTTCGGTCTGCCCAAGAACGCCATGCGTCTGGACAAGCTGGCCGTCAATCCCTATCCCCTTCTGGACAAGATCGCCGAACGCCGCAAGGCCCGTGTTTCCGCCGAGCTTGAAGCCATGAAGGCCGCAGGAGCCGCATCATGA
- a CDS encoding CoB--CoM heterodisulfide reductase iron-sulfur subunit A family protein, protein MKIGVFVCHCGSNIEATVDTATVAKIALTYPDVVFSEDTMYTCSEPGQENIVQAIKTHGLDGVVVASCSPRMHEPTFRRTVERAGLNRYMFEMANIREHVSWIGRDREANTNKAAELVRLAVEKLRRNTPLYAKQFDVTKRVLVIGGGVAGIQAALDAADSGIGVVMVERESTIGGKMAKLDKTFPTIDCSSCVLAPKMVDVAQNPNITLYAHSEVESISGFVGNFTVKIRKRATYVDWTKCTGCGTCTEKCPTKNVPDAFNEDISNCRAINIPFPQAIPKKATINPDYCRKIKEGKCGVCAKVCPTGAIVYDMVDEIVEEKVGAIIAATGYDLVDWTVYKEYGGGAYPDVITSLQYERMMSASGPTGGHIHRPSDGMEPKNIVFIQCVGSRDCSIDRPYCSGFCCMYTAKQAIMTKDHLPDSEAFVFYMDIRAPGKMYDEFTRRAQEEYGVQYIRGRVSAIQPTVRPDGKVGYIVRGADTLLGQPVEVDADMVVLAVGVEGAKGAGSLAEKLRISYDHYGFFMESHVKLRPVETNTAGVYLAGVCQGPKDIPASVAQGSAAAAKVMALFSKPKLENDPQVSVVDIKRCVDCGKCIQVCPYQAIEEVEIRGQKKAHVIETVCQGCGLCTATCPQGAIQVAHFTDNQLLAEVNALCLS, encoded by the coding sequence ATGAAAATCGGCGTATTCGTCTGTCACTGCGGCAGCAACATTGAAGCGACGGTGGATACCGCCACGGTCGCCAAGATCGCGCTGACCTATCCCGATGTCGTCTTCTCCGAAGACACCATGTACACCTGTTCCGAGCCCGGACAGGAAAACATCGTTCAGGCCATCAAGACCCACGGCCTCGACGGCGTGGTGGTGGCTTCCTGCTCGCCCAGAATGCACGAGCCCACGTTCCGCCGCACGGTGGAGCGCGCCGGCCTCAACCGCTACATGTTTGAAATGGCCAACATCCGCGAGCACGTCTCCTGGATCGGCCGCGACCGCGAAGCCAACACCAACAAGGCCGCCGAACTCGTGCGCCTCGCCGTGGAAAAGCTGCGCCGCAACACCCCGCTCTACGCCAAGCAGTTCGACGTGACCAAGCGCGTGCTCGTCATCGGCGGCGGCGTGGCCGGCATTCAGGCCGCTCTCGACGCGGCCGATTCCGGCATCGGCGTGGTCATGGTGGAGCGCGAAAGCACCATCGGCGGCAAGATGGCCAAGCTCGACAAGACCTTCCCCACCATCGACTGCTCAAGCTGCGTGCTCGCGCCCAAGATGGTGGACGTGGCCCAGAATCCGAACATCACGCTCTACGCCCATTCCGAGGTGGAGAGCATTTCCGGCTTCGTGGGCAACTTCACCGTGAAGATCAGAAAGCGCGCCACCTACGTTGACTGGACCAAGTGCACGGGCTGCGGCACCTGCACCGAAAAGTGCCCCACCAAAAACGTGCCCGACGCCTTCAACGAAGACATCAGCAACTGCCGCGCCATCAACATTCCCTTCCCGCAGGCCATTCCCAAGAAGGCCACCATCAACCCCGACTACTGCCGCAAGATCAAGGAAGGCAAGTGCGGCGTGTGCGCCAAGGTGTGCCCCACCGGCGCCATCGTGTACGACATGGTGGATGAAATCGTGGAAGAAAAGGTAGGCGCCATCATCGCGGCCACCGGCTACGATCTCGTGGACTGGACCGTGTACAAGGAATACGGCGGCGGCGCGTATCCCGACGTCATCACGAGCCTGCAGTACGAACGCATGATGTCCGCCTCCGGCCCCACTGGCGGTCACATCCATCGTCCTTCCGACGGCATGGAGCCCAAAAACATCGTGTTCATCCAGTGCGTGGGCTCCCGCGACTGCTCCATCGACCGCCCGTACTGCTCCGGCTTCTGCTGCATGTACACGGCCAAGCAGGCCATCATGACCAAGGATCATCTGCCCGATTCCGAAGCCTTCGTGTTCTACATGGACATCCGCGCTCCGGGCAAGATGTACGACGAATTCACCCGTCGCGCTCAGGAAGAGTACGGCGTGCAGTACATCCGCGGCCGCGTGTCCGCCATTCAGCCGACGGTTCGTCCCGACGGCAAGGTGGGCTACATCGTGCGCGGCGCCGACACCCTGCTCGGTCAGCCCGTTGAGGTTGATGCCGACATGGTGGTGCTCGCCGTGGGCGTGGAAGGCGCAAAGGGCGCGGGAAGCCTCGCCGAAAAGCTGCGCATTTCCTACGACCACTACGGTTTCTTCATGGAAAGCCACGTGAAGCTGCGCCCCGTGGAAACCAACACCGCAGGCGTGTATCTCGCCGGCGTGTGCCAGGGCCCCAAGGACATTCCCGCCTCCGTGGCGCAGGGCAGCGCCGCCGCAGCCAAGGTCATGGCGCTCTTCTCCAAGCCCAAGCTGGAGAACGATCCGCAGGTGTCCGTGGTGGACATCAAGCGCTGCGTGGACTGCGGCAAGTGCATCCAGGTATGCCCCTATCAGGCCATCGAAGAGGTGGAGATCCGCGGCCAGAAGAAGGCCCACGTGATCGAAACCGTCTGCCAGGGCTGCGGCCTCTGCACGGCCACCTGCCCGCAGGGCGCCATTCAGGTCGCCCACTTCACCGACAATCAGCTTCTCGCGGAGGTTAACGCCCTATGTCTGTCCTAG
- a CDS encoding hydrogenase iron-sulfur subunit yields MSVLAGKELRIVGFLCNWCSYGGADTAGTARAVQPTDLRIIRVPCSGRVNPLFVLKALINGADGVLVSGCHPRDCHYSAGNYYARRRLELLKDFLPVIGINPDRFEYTWVSASEGQRWKDVVTNFTNRIHALGPAPRWEDVPARYDRPEELIESIRPLGCGAHPSLPDLKQAIKDALAEGLEGVLGWKQGFDAIHAEPVFMTTPEEVDSLIWGPFNVHNLAVYLPQYKGRKIGVVVKGCDSKGVVELLAENLISREEVKIFGMGCNGTVSLPRILARLPEGAKIESCVGRGNKLTVTAGGQEYEMTMAEVAQDKCRLCTKPNAVLSDVFVGNPTVEPAAPADGRLPGLRFLDSLSLEERMGYWKGQMERCIACHACRGACPMCVCRDYCVSDTRDPAWVTQEDTVQQKLFFQLIHAQHLAGRCTGCTECERACPMDIPVFALKQQFGRMIQKIFSYGAGLDVKATPPLLTYQVEEPTIKEHDLA; encoded by the coding sequence ATGTCTGTCCTAGCTGGCAAGGAGCTCCGTATCGTAGGTTTTCTTTGTAACTGGTGCTCTTACGGCGGCGCCGATACGGCCGGTACCGCCCGCGCCGTGCAGCCTACCGACCTTCGCATCATCCGCGTCCCCTGTTCCGGCCGCGTGAACCCTCTCTTCGTGCTCAAGGCCCTCATCAACGGGGCCGACGGCGTTCTGGTGTCGGGCTGCCATCCGCGCGACTGCCACTATTCCGCGGGCAACTATTACGCCCGTCGTCGTCTGGAACTGCTCAAGGATTTCCTGCCGGTCATCGGCATCAATCCCGACCGCTTCGAGTACACCTGGGTTTCCGCTTCCGAAGGTCAGCGCTGGAAGGACGTGGTCACCAACTTCACGAACCGCATCCATGCGCTCGGACCCGCTCCCCGCTGGGAAGACGTGCCCGCCCGCTATGATCGCCCCGAAGAACTCATCGAGTCCATTCGTCCGCTCGGCTGCGGCGCGCATCCCTCGCTGCCCGATCTCAAGCAGGCCATCAAGGACGCGCTCGCCGAAGGCCTCGAAGGCGTGCTCGGCTGGAAGCAGGGATTCGACGCCATTCACGCCGAACCCGTGTTCATGACCACCCCCGAAGAAGTGGACTCCCTCATCTGGGGCCCCTTCAACGTTCACAACCTCGCCGTGTATCTGCCCCAGTACAAGGGCCGCAAGATAGGCGTGGTGGTCAAGGGCTGCGACAGCAAGGGCGTGGTCGAGCTGCTCGCCGAAAATCTCATTTCCCGCGAGGAAGTGAAGATCTTCGGCATGGGCTGCAACGGCACCGTGAGCCTGCCCCGCATTCTGGCCAGGCTCCCCGAAGGCGCGAAGATCGAATCCTGCGTCGGCCGCGGCAACAAGCTGACCGTCACCGCCGGCGGTCAGGAATACGAAATGACCATGGCGGAAGTCGCGCAGGACAAGTGCCGTCTCTGCACCAAGCCGAACGCCGTGCTTTCCGACGTGTTCGTGGGCAATCCCACCGTGGAGCCCGCGGCTCCGGCCGACGGCCGTCTGCCCGGCCTGCGCTTCCTCGACTCTTTGAGCCTTGAGGAACGCATGGGCTACTGGAAGGGCCAGATGGAACGCTGCATCGCCTGCCACGCCTGCCGCGGCGCCTGCCCCATGTGCGTCTGCCGCGACTACTGCGTGTCCGACACCCGCGATCCCGCGTGGGTCACGCAGGAAGACACCGTGCAGCAGAAGCTGTTCTTCCAGCTCATCCACGCCCAGCACCTCGCCGGGCGCTGCACGGGCTGCACCGAATGCGAACGCGCCTGCCCCATGGACATTCCCGTGTTCGCGCTCAAGCAGCAGTTTGGCCGCATGATTCAGAAGATCTTCAGCTACGGCGCGGGCCTCGACGTGAAGGCCACGCCTCCGCTGCTCACCTATCAGGTGGAAGAACCGACTATCAAGGAGCATGATCTGGCATGA
- a CDS encoding 4Fe-4S dicluster domain-containing protein, with protein sequence MSSLLFATPKELTGWLAGLASGHRVLAPRQEGPSVVYRPQTADELASADIDALLRRATASPKQAMLPQCETLVTFKSVKDAEDPSKLTTTLEAPADAEPTVLFGCRPCDARGFVVLDRPYLEGKFKDPYYGARRKATVIVTQACPTAFASCFCNWVGSHPSDKEGSDILFTAVKGGFVLEVVTEKGQALVEGAGFADAADKAAEAEAAHAAAAASLNPAPELTHVMEKVASRFTDKAFWDKETVKCLSCGACTYLCPTCQCFTITDEGSQLDGRRLRSWDSCMTPLFTLETSGHNPRPSKADRMRNRVSHKFSFYPERYDGFFSCVGCGRCVVSCPVSLDIRHMVQAAVEGATIEIKDEAPAPAPEAAKAAAPEAKASEAAEVKAEAAPEAPAEAAAPEKAAEAPAEPAPAPAPRAQKSAPKTATKSSTRSKAKKR encoded by the coding sequence ATGAGCAGTCTCCTTTTCGCAACACCGAAAGAGCTGACGGGCTGGCTTGCCGGTCTGGCCTCCGGCCATCGCGTGCTGGCTCCCCGTCAGGAAGGCCCCAGCGTGGTCTATCGTCCCCAGACGGCCGACGAGCTCGCCTCCGCCGACATCGACGCGCTGCTGCGCCGCGCCACCGCTTCTCCCAAGCAGGCCATGCTGCCGCAGTGCGAAACGCTGGTGACCTTCAAGTCCGTCAAGGACGCTGAGGATCCCTCCAAGCTGACCACCACTCTGGAAGCTCCCGCCGACGCCGAACCCACGGTGCTTTTCGGCTGCCGTCCCTGCGACGCGCGCGGCTTCGTGGTGCTCGACCGTCCGTATCTGGAAGGCAAGTTCAAGGATCCCTACTACGGCGCCCGCCGCAAGGCCACGGTCATTGTGACGCAGGCCTGCCCCACGGCCTTTGCCTCCTGCTTCTGCAACTGGGTGGGCAGCCATCCTTCCGACAAGGAAGGTTCGGACATCCTCTTCACCGCCGTGAAAGGCGGCTTCGTTCTGGAAGTCGTCACGGAAAAGGGACAGGCCCTTGTGGAAGGCGCAGGCTTTGCCGACGCCGCGGACAAGGCCGCGGAAGCGGAAGCGGCTCATGCTGCCGCCGCCGCTTCGCTGAATCCTGCGCCCGAGCTGACCCACGTCATGGAAAAGGTGGCCTCGCGCTTCACCGACAAGGCCTTCTGGGACAAGGAAACCGTGAAGTGCCTTTCCTGCGGCGCATGCACCTATCTGTGCCCCACCTGCCAGTGCTTCACCATCACCGACGAAGGCTCGCAGCTCGACGGCCGTCGCCTGCGCAGCTGGGATTCCTGCATGACTCCGCTCTTCACGCTGGAGACCAGCGGACACAATCCCCGTCCGTCCAAGGCCGACCGCATGCGCAACCGCGTGAGCCACAAGTTCAGCTTCTACCCCGAACGCTACGACGGCTTCTTCTCCTGCGTGGGCTGCGGCCGCTGCGTGGTGAGCTGCCCCGTGTCGCTGGACATTCGTCACATGGTGCAGGCCGCCGTGGAAGGCGCGACCATCGAGATCAAGGACGAGGCTCCCGCGCCTGCGCCCGAAGCTGCGAAGGCTGCGGCTCCTGAAGCCAAGGCTTCCGAAGCCGCGGAAGTGAAGGCCGAGGCCGCTCCCGAAGCGCCTGCCGAAGCCGCCGCGCCTGAAAAGGCGGCGGAAGCTCCCGCCGAACCGGCTCCGGCTCCCGCGCCCAGGGCTCAGAAGAGCGCTCCCAAGACGGCCACCAAGTCTTCCACCAGAAGCAAGGCCAAGAAGAGGTAA
- a CDS encoding FAD/NAD(P)-binding protein — translation MSEHDCGCSKNPYLPEVATVLEVITESPTIKSFRVRFDNEEAWNNFTYQPGQVGQLSVFGVGESTFVINTPPSCKDYIQFSVMRAGEVTTAIHKLQPGDKVGVRAPLGNYFPYEQWKGKNIVFVGGGIGMAPIRTIMLHVMEHASEYGKLSLLYGARSPEDMAYKADLPGWLNSDVLHTTLTIDREAPNWPHRVGMIPNVLKELAPSPDNTIAVLCGPPIMIKFTLAAFREMGFKDENIITTLERRMKCGIGICGRCNLGGKYVCLDGPVFSQAELNNLPPEM, via the coding sequence ATGAGTGAACATGACTGCGGCTGCAGCAAGAATCCTTACCTGCCTGAAGTCGCTACGGTTCTGGAAGTCATCACGGAATCTCCCACCATCAAGTCGTTCCGTGTGCGCTTTGACAATGAGGAAGCATGGAACAATTTCACCTACCAGCCCGGTCAGGTGGGACAGCTTTCCGTGTTCGGCGTGGGCGAGTCCACGTTCGTCATCAACACTCCGCCTTCGTGCAAGGATTACATTCAGTTCTCCGTCATGCGCGCGGGCGAAGTGACCACCGCCATCCACAAGCTCCAGCCCGGCGACAAGGTGGGCGTGCGCGCTCCTCTGGGAAACTATTTTCCCTATGAGCAGTGGAAGGGCAAGAACATCGTGTTCGTGGGCGGCGGCATCGGCATGGCGCCCATCCGCACCATCATGCTGCACGTGATGGAACACGCTTCGGAATACGGCAAGCTCAGCCTGCTGTACGGCGCGCGTTCCCCCGAGGACATGGCCTACAAGGCCGATCTCCCCGGCTGGCTCAACAGTGACGTGCTGCACACCACGCTCACCATCGACCGCGAGGCCCCCAACTGGCCTCACCGCGTGGGCATGATTCCCAACGTGCTCAAGGAGCTGGCCCCCAGCCCCGACAACACCATCGCAGTGCTCTGCGGCCCGCCCATCATGATCAAGTTCACGCTGGCGGCGTTCCGCGAAATGGGCTTCAAGGACGAGAACATCATCACCACCCTTGAACGCCGCATGAAGTGCGGCATCGGCATCTGCGGCCGCTGCAACCTCGGCGGCAAGTACGTGTGCCTCGACGGCCCCGTGTTCTCGCAGGCCGAGCTCAACAATCTGCCTCCGGAAATGTAG
- a CDS encoding C40 family peptidase, with the protein MTSRLRISAILLFAGLAVSLLSACQPRPRGDLVPTPQTRPASMNSASISGMLPGDDSPATLYRANLCPTIMSLGKNVADIARQGLGVRYRSGGSSPASGFDCSGFVYWVFAKHGVTVPRDSVRQSRAGQEVAKADLMPGDIIIFRIANTPNGRHSAIYIGDGSFIHSPSAGSRVRVERLDADYWKRHYLTARRVLEEPPCDLDLYADPGVADTQAMIEAITDVDL; encoded by the coding sequence ATGACTTCACGACTCCGTATTTCTGCGATTCTGCTGTTTGCGGGCCTCGCCGTTTCCCTGCTGAGCGCCTGCCAGCCCCGTCCGCGCGGAGACCTTGTTCCGACTCCGCAGACGCGCCCCGCCTCCATGAACTCCGCCTCCATCTCCGGCATGCTGCCCGGAGACGATTCCCCGGCCACGCTCTACCGCGCCAACCTCTGCCCCACCATCATGTCCCTCGGCAAAAACGTGGCCGACATCGCCCGCCAGGGCCTGGGCGTGCGCTACAGAAGCGGCGGTTCCTCCCCCGCTTCCGGCTTCGACTGCTCCGGCTTCGTGTACTGGGTGTTCGCCAAGCACGGCGTCACGGTTCCGCGCGACTCCGTGCGCCAGTCCCGCGCAGGACAGGAAGTAGCCAAGGCCGACCTCATGCCCGGCGACATCATCATCTTCCGCATCGCCAACACCCCCAACGGCCGTCACTCCGCCATCTACATAGGCGACGGCAGCTTCATCCACAGCCCCTCCGCCGGCTCCCGCGTGCGCGTCGAACGCCTCGACGCCGATTACTGGAAACGACACTACCTGACCGCCCGCCGCGTGCTCGAAGAACCGCCCTGCGACCTCGACCTCTACGCCGACCCCGGCGTCGCCGACACCCAGGCCATGATCGAAGCCATTACGGATGTTGATCTATAA